CATCTGCCTGTGAGAATGTTGGCAAGCAGACACACCAACATCGCTGGCCTTTCAGCATTCTCTTTTCATCGCCATCGGGTCATTTCTTCTCCCTGATTCTGTTCTCTGCAAAGATACAAAAATTCATTATAATGATAAAATCCACAAGAGGATATTTCGACACACCCTCTTGTGGATTTCATAACGGAATTTACAGGCAAGCGGAATTACCTTGCAAACTTCAGCGATTCGCCCTTTTCGGTGCGCAGGATGAAGATGCCTCTGCCCAAATCAACGTTTGCAGGAACAGTTCCACCCCACACCTGCTTACCGCCTGCGTCGTAGATACGGGCCTCAACCTGTTCGTCTGCATAGATTTGGCAACCGTTTTCGGTCTTCATCACGCTGATATTCCCCGTCTGTTCAGCCTTTGCCGCGCTGATACCGGTAGCCGTATCCGTGAGCTTAATCATATAAGTGCCCACCGTGTTTGCATTCTTCTTGCCGATTCCGGGATAGCCCGGATTGCTCATCGTGCAGTAAACACGGAGCGTGTCGTCTTCGGAAAGCGTCTTGTCGAACGTGAACTTGCCCTTATCGTTGGTCATCTTGTCTGCCGGCACCACCACGTATTTTGCAGTGGCATTGGGCTTGTACTTCCATATAAACTCGCTCTGCTGCTTAGTGGTGGCAATTCCCATCGCCATATTCAGATGGGAAAGATCCACAGTATAGTCCTTAATCTTGGATTTCGCAACGAGATAGGTTGTCTGCGAGGAATAACGGAAATTCTCGATAGGCTCTTCCACCATATAGCGGTCTGGAATCTGGTCGAAACCGAGTGCATTTGCACGCACGTCCAACGTCTTGAGGAACTTCAGGTTCTTTGCTCCCTTGATGCCGCGCAGGGGCTTTTGGGGCAGACTGCACACAAGCGTTTCCAGTTTCGGAGTCTTCGTGAGGTCGAGCGTGTCGATAGAAGCACCCACGAAACCTATTTCCTTCAAGTTGGGAACACCGTCGAGATTTACCTTTTTCAGCGTGCCCTGCCCCAAATCGGTAGGCGAAGCCTGAACAGATTCAAACTTGCTGCTCTGCGGCAACACGATTTCCTCGATACCGGTACTTGTCAGCGTGAGCGAAACGAGACCTGAACAGTTCGTAACGTCTATCTTGTTGTGAGCCGTAAGCGACGTGTAGTCGATGTTGAGATTCTCCAATACGGATGAATTTACGGAAACAACGCCGTTTATTGAACGGCTCGATACCACACGGAAAGTGGTCAGTGCGTCGGCGGCAATCTCAATCGTGCGCTCATTGGCAGACGGAGTTGCAAAGGTGTACTTGATGGATTCCACCTTGGTCTTGCCCACATTGTCGTAGGTTTTCACGCCTTCTCCGAAGTCGCAGACCAACGGTCCGGCACCCTCTGTCATTCTTACGGCGAACGATACATTTACAGCATTCGGCGCAACGATCAATACTATCTTCTCTGCCGGCATAGTCTGAGCCGATGCCAATCCCACAAAACCAGTGGCAAAAGCCGATAAAAGTAGATTTTTAATCATAGGTCTATAAATAATAATGTTATAAAATAGATTCGTTTTGCTTATCGCTTGTCTACGCACACATACAGCGATGGAACATAAATCTGCTGAACAGCGTCTGTATTGCAATTTTTAGCGACAGAATGCAAAGATAGAAACATTTAATTAAAAATCAAACATTTCTTTTGTTATTTTTACAATCTGACACATTTATGCGATTTCCACAACCATATTAACATAAACCAAAATTCCACAAAAGAGGAATGGGAATACAGGAAATGGCAAGCGGATGAGGAAGGAAATTCAGTTGGTTTGCAAACGTGCGAAGAACGCATTCCATTCTTCGCAAAAACGCAACGCATTCTTGCGAAGATTGCGCCGCATTCTTCGCAAGAATGGAAAGCAGAGAAATAGTATCTGATTATCAAACACTTACAGGAGTTGAATGATAATAATTTCTCAGCCTTGCTATTTTATCTCTCACAGATTGCACAGAAGCACAGAATTCATTTTTACCACAGAGAATGCAAGGCATTCAAGGATGGCACAGATTTCCGTGTGCGAATGTGTGTTGCAGAATATCTTTTAAAAGATTGGTCCCGAACTCGGATAATATTTTCTTCATTGCTGCTTGATTTCCGTGTGCGAATGTGTGTTGCAGAATATCTTTTAAAAGATTGGTCCCGAACTCGGATAATATTTTCTTCATTGCTGCTTGATTTCCGCTTATTGTTTGCAGATTTCAAGGATTTTTCGGAACTTTGTAACGAAGTTGTACGCAGCATCGGCAGCACAGACTGTGCAGACGGCAAGCCGAAAAACGGCTGAAGTCCGGCGATGCGTACAGTTTTCCGTTATCAATATTTTATGGATTTAATTCAATCACGGAGGAAGAATATGAAAATAATCATCATCAACGGTCCCAATCTCAACCTGCTCGGGACGCGCGAACCGGAAATATACGGCAGCGAGTCGATGGAGGCTTACATTCCAAAGCTCCGGCAGCGTTATCCCGATATGGAAATTGAATACTATCAGAGCAACGTGGAGGGCGAACTGATCAACAAGATGCAGGAAGTGGGCTTCTCTTACGACGGAATCGTGCTCAATGCCGGTGCCTATACGCACACGAGCATTGCACTTCTGGACTGTATCCGTTCCATTCACACGCCTGTCGTGGAAGTGCATATAAGCAATGTGAGCAGCCGTG
The Prevotella sp. HUN102 genome window above contains:
- the aroQ gene encoding type II 3-dehydroquinate dehydratase; this translates as MKIIIINGPNLNLLGTREPEIYGSESMEAYIPKLRQRYPDMEIEYYQSNVEGELINKMQEVGFSYDGIVLNAGAYTHTSIALLDCIRSIHTPVVEVHISNVSSREEFRSRSVIAPGCRGTIQGFGLDSYRLAIESLLGLATR